A region of Roseobacter litoralis Och 149 DNA encodes the following proteins:
- a CDS encoding HAD-IA family hydrolase: MKTVIFDLDGTLADTSGDLIAAANTCFRDMGAGDLLKPDVDQGTALRGGRAMLRLGMARLGRPEDEATIDRYYPVLLEAYGAQIDRFTTVYPGAMDAIEVLKLRGYGVGICTNKPEGLAQILLQNLGIRDSFASLVGADTLPVRKPDPEPLFEAARRAGGDPRHCVLIGDSDTDRNTARAAGVPSVLVTFGPAGGDMAALEPEALLEHYDALPDTVDRLLS; encoded by the coding sequence ATGAAGACCGTCATTTTCGACCTGGATGGCACGCTTGCTGACACCAGTGGTGATCTGATCGCAGCGGCCAATACCTGTTTTCGCGACATGGGCGCGGGTGATCTGCTGAAACCGGACGTTGATCAGGGAACGGCTCTGCGCGGTGGCCGGGCAATGCTGCGCCTTGGCATGGCGCGTTTGGGTCGGCCCGAGGATGAGGCAACGATTGACCGTTATTACCCAGTATTGCTTGAGGCATATGGCGCGCAGATTGACCGGTTCACGACGGTCTATCCCGGGGCGATGGACGCAATCGAAGTGCTAAAGCTGCGTGGGTATGGTGTTGGCATCTGTACCAACAAGCCGGAAGGGCTGGCGCAGATATTGCTGCAGAACCTCGGTATTCGGGACAGCTTTGCCTCGCTTGTAGGGGCGGATACGCTGCCTGTGCGCAAGCCCGATCCCGAACCGCTGTTTGAGGCGGCACGGCGCGCGGGGGGCGATCCGCGCCACTGTGTTCTGATTGGCGATTCCGATACTGACCGAAATACAGCGCGCGCGGCGGGGGTGCCAAGTGTGTTGGTCACTTTCGGCCCTGCGGGGGGGGATATGGCCGCGCTTGAGCCTGAGGCGCTGCTGGAACATTATGATGCGTTGCCCGATACGGTGGACAGGCTTCTGTCTTGA
- a CDS encoding DegT/DnrJ/EryC1/StrS family aminotransferase: MSEKFTGSFTQQDPIPEAGIEAALAVLRHGRLHRYNTAEGEISETALLEQEFAAYVGAKYCLAVASGGYAMGTALRALGVKPGDKVLSNAFTLAPVPGAIASVGAEPVFVGVTESLTIDLEDLQTKIGQADVLLLSHMRGHICDMDRLMTICDGAGVKVIEDCAHTMGAAWKEVPSGRFGAVGCYSCQTYKHVNSGEGGFLVTDDPEIAARAVMMSGSYMLYERHLAAPPKEAFETIRYETPNISGRMDNLRAAILRPQIADLESQCRRWNERYYTLDKGLRDTPGLQVIERPAQEKIVGSSIQFLLRNWPADAVRDVVARCAARGVELKWFGAPEPVAFTSRYDSWRYAKPAAMPATDLILAGVVDMRVPLTFSLEDCALIAEIIRAEVGLVYQKAA; encoded by the coding sequence ATGAGCGAAAAATTCACCGGCAGCTTCACCCAGCAAGACCCCATTCCCGAAGCAGGTATCGAGGCCGCCCTGGCGGTGCTGCGGCATGGTCGATTGCACCGCTATAACACAGCCGAGGGCGAAATAAGCGAAACGGCGCTGCTGGAGCAGGAATTTGCGGCATATGTCGGGGCGAAATACTGTTTGGCCGTGGCATCAGGTGGGTACGCCATGGGCACTGCCCTGCGCGCGCTTGGGGTCAAGCCGGGAGACAAGGTGCTGTCCAATGCTTTTACGCTGGCGCCCGTGCCCGGTGCGATTGCCTCGGTTGGCGCAGAGCCGGTATTTGTCGGTGTGACCGAGAGCCTGACCATCGACCTTGAGGATTTGCAGACCAAAATCGGGCAGGCGGATGTTCTGCTGCTCAGCCACATGCGCGGGCATATCTGTGACATGGATCGGTTAATGACGATTTGTGACGGGGCAGGCGTAAAAGTGATCGAGGATTGCGCCCACACGATGGGCGCGGCGTGGAAAGAGGTGCCATCGGGCCGGTTTGGGGCCGTGGGGTGCTATTCCTGTCAGACGTATAAACATGTGAACTCCGGTGAGGGTGGGTTTCTGGTCACGGATGATCCAGAGATCGCGGCGCGGGCGGTGATGATGTCGGGCAGCTATATGCTCTATGAACGCCATCTGGCGGCCCCACCCAAGGAAGCCTTTGAAACGATCCGCTATGAGACGCCAAATATCTCGGGGCGCATGGACAACCTGCGTGCCGCGATCCTGCGTCCGCAGATTGCTGATCTTGAGTCCCAGTGCCGGCGCTGGAACGAACGGTATTACACGCTGGATAAGGGTTTGCGCGACACGCCGGGTCTGCAGGTGATCGAACGCCCTGCGCAGGAGAAGATTGTCGGATCTTCCATCCAGTTCCTGTTGCGCAATTGGCCTGCGGATGCGGTGCGCGATGTCGTGGCGCGCTGCGCGGCGCGCGGGGTTGAGTTGAAGTGGTTCGGCGCACCCGAACCTGTCGCCTTCACCAGCCGCTATGACAGTTGGCGCTATGCGAAACCTGCGGCAATGCCTGCGACGGACCTGATATTGGCGGGTGTTGTCGACATGCGGGTGCCGCTCACGTTCTCGCTGGAGGACTGTGCGCTTATTGCTGAGATTATTCGCGCTGAAGTCGGGTTGGTCTATCAAAAGGCTGCGTGA